The DNA sequence GAGTTATCATAGAGTTACCCCTTCATCAAGTCTCCCAATACACTTTTTATACCTCGAAGGTGTATCCACATCGCGGGGGTAACCAATGCCCTCTACCTGGAGGGTTAAAGTTGTGAAGGGTAGGTTCTACCTGTACCATGGGGATAAGTACGTTGGTCCTATGGAGGATGTCGTGGGTGTTTATGAGGAGTGGCGCCGGGGGCGGGATTTGAACCCGCGCGGGGTGTTCCCCCACCGGCTTAGCAGGCCGGCGCCCTACCAGGCTAGGCGACCCCGGCTCTACTATTTCCCTTATTATTCCGAGGGTTAAAAGTATTTTTCTACATATTATCCTCGCGCTTTAACTTAACTGCTTTCTGCTGACAGAGTAGTGCGTGCATTGATGTCTGCATCGCACGTAACCTTGTTTGCTGTTCTGTAGACCGTTGTTTGTTGGCAGTCCTCTTTGGACGGGGGTGTCGAAACGTTTTACGCTTAGAGCGCGTCATCCGGTCTAATGGTGCTGTACATTGATGTGTGCAGGGGGATAAAGACCGTTCACAGGTAATAAAGTATCCCTCGAGCGGGTCATAGTAGTTGGTTGCTGTTTACCTGAAACGATATGAAATGATGATGCTTGATCGCTAGAATTTACGTTTGAACTAAAAGTTTGTTAATTAATGATCTCGGGAAGCTTTTAAGGATCTCCATCATACTCTTATTAGGGAGACTTATGAGCTTTTGTATTAAGGACAAGAGCTTTGACGAAATCAAGAGGAAAGCTGAGTTCCTTAATAAGTCCTGGAGTAAACTTAGAAAGGAGCTAATACCTCCTGAAGTTACAATTACTTTTCTCTATCAGAACGAGTATGCACCGCTGATAGGAACAATATGCGATGAACAGGTAAAAGCAGATGATGCATGGAAATTCCCAGAATGGCTTAACGGTAAGATAGGAGGACTAACCCCCGAGAAAATTGAGAAACTAGGTAAAAGTAAACTCCGAGAACTCCTAGAGGAGTACTTCAAGAATAAATGGTCCAACTGGATGAAGGAAGAAGATAAGAGAGACTATCTGGAGAGAATACCGAAACATATAGTAGATACCATGAGACTACTCAAGAAAGAAGGAGTTACACCAGTCACTATGTTCGAGAACAGAGAGTACACTGCAGCTGAAGTTTACCTAATGTTGCGGAGGCTTCCGGGTATTGGTCCTAAGAAAGCTAAGATGATTGCCAAGTACCTCCAGCTAGCTAGTGAAGGTATTCTTGGACATCCTTGGTTTACACAGATAAAAGCAAAGAACCCTGAGTTCAAGGTAACTGGGGTTATAACACCACCTATAGATGTTCAAGTTGTTAAGGTATTCTGCAGGATTTTTGGAGTAAAAAGAATGAATTGGAATGTTGTAAAGAACGATCCAGACTTAATACAGGACATAGAAGTATTCTCTATGCTTGCTTTTCCAGATATGCCAGCCATCATAGACGAAGTCTATTGGAATGTAGGTAGAGAGTACTGTGATGAAGAAAATCCAAGATGTTCAGATTGCCCGTTGAACAAGATATGCGATTACGCAAAGAAGAAACAAGCATCCTCAACGTGAATACTTGCAATAGAGAAAAGAGAACTCTATCAGCAAGAGCTGAGGATATTCATATTACAAAACGCTTGGGGGTTCATAACTTTTTCTTATATTTACTTCATTGTATTCCTAGACGTAGTCTCCTGATTGCTCAGCGCACGTGTTGATCATTTTTCAATTCTTTGTATTGTATTCTCAAGTACGTTGATTTTCCTTCTTCAATTCAATTTATCCTGGTCGGGTTTCATGGTAATCATGAGTGTTTGATCGAAATTTCTCCGCGAATAATTGCCAAGACGTGTCCCGAGTTAGTACAGGATGATCAAGTGGCTTGATCAGGATTGATTCAATGCTTCATAACAGTTTTGTTTGACCGGGTTTGTTCAGCTCATTGTGAGGGTTCAACGTGTTGATCGAGCATCCCTGATCTGGACGGGATGTTCTGTCATTGTGATCAGCGGTGTCCGTATCAATGTACTGAGTGTTCTCAGGGTTCAGCGATTTTATTGTGCTCGGATTTCGCGTTACCTAAAGTGGTTTAATGGTACCTCCGAGGTTTCACGGATGCAAGGGGTTCTAGTCGTGAGATCCCTCGGTGGAGATGATCGGTGGAAACCAATGCCGTGAACTATCATGTGGAGTTGTTTTCGCGAGTTGGAGAGAAGTGGGTGAATTGTTCTTTAGATTAGCTGAAGATGCTTGATTAGGTCAAGTAACGGTTTACTACATACTGCATCATAGTTGTTCACAGCCTTGACCACATCCAGTAGATAATCCTGCATGCTAATCTACTACTTCAGTTAACTCCATGTCAAAGCACGACAATAAACTCCTGTTCACAGTAGGATTAAGAAGAATTGAAGAGAGAGTTAAGCATTAGTGTACTCCATTAATGTACTCTCACCAGGTTACACCTGTAGAGGATAAGGTTTTCTTGTAGGGTAAACCTTATATTGGTTTAATTACTGTGTCTACCTATGGATGGACCTTACCATGAGGAGAGCAATTGAGAAAGAGGTTAAGAAGCTAATGCTTAAAGAACTCGAGGAGGAGTCTAGAGAGCTCTTCAAGGATCTTTCTCACATCAGATGAAGAAGTAGTTGAGTTAATAAGAGAAAATAGGGAAGGTAGATAGAGTTGTATCTCTACAATGCTGTTGAAATCTTGGAACATTCTAGGTTTACTAAATAGATCCCCCAAACTACTCCCGTTCACAGCTCCTTTGCTTCGAGCTTTAGGTTCTCGGATTCACGGAGGAAGATGGCTAGAAGGTGGAAGAAGATGAACCAGCTGGTGAATAAGCTGGTGTTTAGGATTAATTCGTTTGTGTAAATGGATAGGAAAGTGTAGGAGGTCATTATGCCTCCGTGTAGTGAAGCCGAAACATAGATGTCTGATGCCTCCCTTATGGCCCCGGCTAGGTGTCCGAAGGCGAAGCACCCTAGGATGTGTATGGGCATCCACCAGGTCGGTTCCCACCTTGATGTGATCGGGTTCCAGTAGTTGACTATGTGTATCAGGGCGAAGATTGCAGAGGTTAGAGGTAGACTAACTCCATAATCAACTCTCCAAGCCCTAAAGACGAGCCTCCGCCAGCGCCTCTCAAAGACCTCATTAAGCCTAGACTGCGCGTAGCCCCTAAAGTAAGCCTCCTCAACAAGCCCGACGAAGACCATGTAGAAGAACACATTTAGAATTACGCTGAGTGGCGACAGCCCAGCAGGCTTAGCTACACCTAGAGCCACCGATACAGCGATCGAGACCGCGGTAGGTATGATAAAGACCGCTATAAATGCTGAGCTCCACTTCAATGTGAAACGCAGATTCTTTGGTATGAAGCCGTAAATCCTTAAACTCCTCCTGGGTAAGATGATGGTTAGTAGGGTTACGAGCATCATGAATGTTTTGAAGCTAGAACCAAGGAAGATACCACTTAAGTAGGTTGAATAAGCCTCGTGGAACCACGCAACAAAAGCTAGAATTAGAGAGACTAGGCAGACCTCAAGTAAAGCTACATACTGCTTACGCTTATCCAGGGGAGCAACCCTAGCTACATCCTACAAACGAGGAGATAAAAATCTTAGTAGCCTTGGGGTTATTGAAGTCCAAGGAGAAACTCTGTGTAGGGCATATTAATAAGATATTCGTATCAATGAAGACCCCCATCATCGAGTTCGTTCATTAAATGCTATGAATAACCTATCTCGTAGACAGTGATCGTGACTAAGAGAATATTGGGAAGACCTCAGAATAAAATGTTTGGGCTTAGGAAGACCTAGGGACGGGATTTAAACCCGCATAAGCGGGGTGGTGGGCTCTCTAAACCAGAGCTTACCCTTTATGCCGATTTATAAACTTCTAAGCCAATAGAATTCTTGGTGACTCCCCGTGACTGAGGAGAAGAAGGAGAAGGGTAAGGCTGAGGAAGCCGCTGAGAAGACTGGGGAGGCCGTGGGTAAGGGAGTAAAGAAAGGTGTTGGAGTAGTCAAAAGTCTTGGTAAGGGATTGGCGAAGGGGATTAAAGGAGAGGAAGAGAAGGAAGAAAAGTAATAACCTTAAACTCTATCCACATAAACACACCAACCTAAACCAGGTTTCCTTCCAACACCTTAGGAAGTGTTAGAACAGGCATAACTACCTACTCTCAACTCACTACGTCATCAACACTCATCATTTTCATGCCTTCTCAACACTACGAATAACGAAACGCAACAAACGAAGACGTGGAAAATCCCTTGAAGAAATAAGGAACTAAGCAAAGAGTATATAAAGCAAGCCCCCACCCAGAAGCCACCACAGAAACACCTAAAGCAGAAAATAAAGACCCCCCTCCCTAAACAAACACAAGGAAAAGCAAACCAACTAACAAAGAACTAAGCCACACACCTAAACACGTAAAGAAACATAAGAGGAAGTAAAAAGAATCTTAAAAAGACCTCGGAATCTATAAGATGGAATTGAAAGTCTGCAGACTACGTAGAGAAAAACGGAATAACTTCAGTAACCGACCTGAATCCATGAAATGGATTGTGCTTGGTTTATGAGGGGTGGCGCCGGGGGCGGGATTTGAACCCGCGCGGGGTTTCCCTCCACCGGCCTAGCAGATCGAAAATATGTGAGTTCTATCCTGAAGTCGGGGATATTCTAATAGTTACGAAAACCTTATGTACCTCAGCAATGATCGGTTAGTACGACCATTACCTACTGCCTGAGAGTATATTCCTTAGATGATACAGTTCATAGACTCTACTAGCTCGACTTTCTTGGCCTAGTGCATGAAATTTTGCGTAAGTGCTCTAGAGTCATTATCTATGGGTGTTGTTGCTCGCTGTATTTATTAAGTAGTGTAGGTTAGAATTTATCGGTGGTCTGAAATGACTGAAAGTCTGACAATACGTGTTGGTCGGAAAAGGACTATAGTTATACCGAAGAGGATTGCGGATATGTTGGGCATCGATGAGGGGAGTCGAGTGATGCTTGTCGTAGG is a window from the Zestosphaera sp. genome containing:
- a CDS encoding CPBP family intramembrane glutamic endopeptidase; the encoded protein is MMLVTLLTIILPRRSLRIYGFIPKNLRFTLKWSSAFIAVFIIPTAVSIAVSVALGVAKPAGLSPLSVILNVFFYMVFVGLVEEAYFRGYAQSRLNEVFERRWRRLVFRAWRVDYGVSLPLTSAIFALIHIVNYWNPITSRWEPTWWMPIHILGCFAFGHLAGAIREASDIYVSASLHGGIMTSYTFLSIYTNELILNTSLFTSWFIFFHLLAIFLRESENLKLEAKEL